GGGCAAGCCGTCGGCGACGAGGATGTCGTAGAGCTCGCGGGGACGGCGAAGGTGCGGGGTGCGCCAGCGCGACACGCGGCTCACGATGCGAGCAAGTGCATCGCCGCGATCCTTCTCCTCGATCAGCGCATCCGCAGGGGTGCGTCCACGCAGAAGCGCCGGGTCGAGGTACTTGCCGACGCCGTCGAACTCGCCCACATGGTCGTACTCCGGAAAGTAGAAGTCCGTCTGTGCGGTGGACCCGTCGAGCAGCGTGAACTCACGCTGCAGGACCGGCTCCGGGAACCCCAGTCGCTTCAACAGCACTCGACTCTGCGACTCGCGAACCGAATCCGAGAGCGCCGTGGCCTCGTCGAGCGCATGTCGGATCTTCGCCCGTCCCCGGGATGAGGAACGCCTTGCCGCCAGCATCCGCAGCTCCTCGATCGTCGCCAGGGGCCCGCCGGGCCGTCGCGCCCAGAGCACCTGGTCGAGCACCACCACCGCCTGTGTGTGATCCGCGATCGCGGCGATGTCGATCGCCGTCTGGGCCGGGGTGGTGATCCTGTGCACTCCCCACTGCTCGGCATCCGCGTCCACGCCGATGCCGTGCCTGCGGATCAGACCTGACGACCGGCCGCCGCTTCCCCGTCGACGCGCACGTCGATCCGTGACGGCCAGCGTCCGAGGATCTCGATACGATGCACGCTCGCCGCCGCGAAGTGGGAAACCAGCGCCGGGCGCCGCATGCGCAGCGTCGCCTCGACCACCCGCATCCGATGCCGCTCACGCGATGACAGCCCCCGCCACGCCGCGGTCAGCGCATAGGCGCCCGGGCCGACACGATGGATGCTCTCCGCGCCGATCTCCCGACGCAGCTTCCGGTAGTCCGGTGGGTACTGCTGATCGCGCACCCTGCGGATCTCGATCTCGGTGTCGTGCTGTTCTGGCGCCATCCCGGCATCCTGCCGCACCCGGTCGGCGCCTCGAGCGCAGAATGCCGCCATCTGTGCACAACCCGCGGTGTCCCGTCGAATGTGCAGGGGAATCGCTCCCCGCATCCGCTGCAATCCTCAGCATCCGCTGCATCGATCGATGGCGCGGATGCGGGAAAGTGCAGCGGAAGCGCACCGGGCACGGGACGGCCGCGGGCACGGGAACGCGCGGGCCGGCTACCAGCTGACCGGCAGCGCCTTGCCCTCCTCGTAGCCGGATGCCGATTGCAGGCCGACCAGTGCGCGCTCGTGGAACTCCGGGACGGTGGCCGCCCCCGCGTAGGTGAACGAGGAGCGCACGCCCGAGGTGATCATGTCGAGCAGATCCTCGATTCCCGGGCGCAGCGGGTCGAGATAGATCATCGACGACGAGATGCCCTCGGCGAACAGCTCCTTGCGGGCGAGTTCGTAGGGGTCGAGCCTCTCGAACCGCGCCTGCACGGCCTTGGTCGATGCCATGCCCCACGATTCCTTGTAGGCGCGGCCCTGTGGATCGTGACGAAGCTCACCGGGAGCCTCGATCGTGCCGGCGAACCAGGATCCGATCATGACGGATGCCGCGCCGGCGGCCAGCGCGAGAGCGACATCGCGCGGGTACCGCACACCCCCGTCGGCCCACACGTGCGCGCCGAGCTCATGCGCCGCCTGCGCCGTCTCGAGCACGGCGGAGAACTGCGGCCGCCCGACGGCGGTCATCATGCGGGTCGTGCACATCGCCCCGGGCCCGACACCCACCTTCAGGATCGAGGCACCGGCTCGCACGAGATCGTGCACGCCATCGGCGGTCACGACATTGCCCGCCACGATCGGGATGCCGAGATCCAGCTGTGCGACGGCGGCGAGGGCGCGCAGCATGCCCTCCTGGTGCCCATGGGCGGTGTCGACGACGAGCACATCCACCCCCGCGGATGCCAGCGCACGCGCCTTGTCCGCCACATCGCCGTTGATTCCGACGGCGGCGGACACCGCAAGGCGGCCGGACGCATCGACCGCAGGCCGGTACAGGCTCGAGCGCAGCGCGGTGCGAGGGGTGAGGGTTCCCACCACACGGCCGCGATCGAGCACGAGGACCATCTCGGCATCCGCTGCGTCGACCGCATCGTAGGCCGCGCGACCCTCGCCGATGTCCTCGGCGGCCACCGCGATCGGCTCGGCATGCACCAGATCTCCGAGCGCGGCATCCGGCAGCGCCGTCGCCAGTCGCGTGGCGGGCAGGATGCCGAGGACATCGTCGCGCTGCAGCGGCTCCTCGCCGCGTGCGGAGGCGACGACGATGCCGTGCCCGGGGAGGGCGGGCAGCAGCCGCAGCGCCTCTGCGATGGTGGCCCGCGGCGACAGCACCAGCGGTGTGTCCCACCGCACCGGCTGAGCCTTGACCCAGCGGATCGCCGCATCGAGCTCCTGCAGCGGAAGATCCTGCGGCAGCACGCCCAGTCCCCCGCGCCGGGCCAGGGCGGCGGCGAGCCGGGGGCCGGTCACGGAGTTCATGTTCGACGCCACCAGCGGGATGGTCGCCGCCGTGCCGTCGTGCGGGGCGAGATCCACTGCCAGACGGCTTGTGACCGCGGATCTCCGTGGCACGAGGAAGACATCCGAATAGGTCAGATCCACTGCGGGTCGCTCACCGGAGAACTTCATATCGCCACGCTACCCCGAGCCGGCACGTGAACCGCCTGACCGGACAGCATTCCGCCAGCCGATTGGCATTAGGCTTGGAGGCTGATACACATGTGCGACCCGACGCGCTCTGGCTGTCGAGCCGCATGCAGATCTTCAGTGACGAAAGAGGGCGGTAAAGCGTGTCGAACCAGGTGACCGGCGTCGGGGGCGACGGGGGTTCGGAGCCAACTCGTGGCTCGTGGACGAGCTGTACGAGCAGTTCAAGCAGGACCGCGACTCGGTGGACAAGGAGTGGTGGCCGATTCTGGAGAACTACACGCCGGATTCCACCTCCCCGTCCCAGAACGCCGCCGTGCAGAGCACCTCCGAGCAGACCGCCAGCCCCGTCACCGCGCCGATCCCCGTAATCGGCTCGCAGGTGCGGGCACGCACCACGACCAAGCCCGCGAAGCAGGCGCCGATCCCCGCCCAGGCGCCCAAGCCGCAGGCCAAGGAGGACAACGGCGAGACGGCGTCCGCCGACGACGAAGACAAGGTCACACCGCTGCGCGGCATGCCCAAGACGCTCGCGGCCAACATGGACCAGTCGCTGACGGTGCCGACGGCCACCAGCGCACGTACCGTGCCGGCCAAGCTGATGATCGACAACCGCATCGTCATCAACAACCACATGTCCCGCACGCGCGGCGGCAAGGTGAGCTTCACCCATCTGATCGGCTGGGCTCTGATCCAGACGCTCAAGGAGTTCCCCAGCCAGAACGTGTTCTATGCGGAGGTCGACGGCAAGCCCTCCGTCGTCGCCCCCGCGCACGTCAACCTCGGCATCGCGGTCGATGTCCCCAAGCCCGACGGCACCCGCGCTCTGCTGGTGCCGAGCATCAAGCGGGCCGACACGCTGTCGTTCAGCGAGTACCTCGCCGCCTACGAGGACATCATCGCCCGCGCACGCGCCAACAAGCTCACCGCCGCCGATTTCGCCGGCACCACGATCTCGCTCACCAACCCCGGTGGGATCGGAACCGTGCACTCGGTGCCCCGTCTGATGAAGGGCCAGGGCTGCATCATCGGCGCGGGCGCGCTGAACTACCCCGCCGAGTTCCAGGGCTCCAGCGAGCGGACCCTCACCGGGCTGGGCATCGGCAAGGTCATCACGCTGACCAGCACCTACGACCACCGCGTCATCCAGGGAGCCGGTTCCGGTGAGTTCCTGAAGAAGGTGCACGAGCTGCTGATCGGCGAGCGCGGCTTCTACGACGACATCTTCGCGGCCCTGCGCATCCCGTACCAACCGATCCGCTGGAACTCCGACATCGCGGTCGACCTCGCCGAACGCGTCGACAAGCAGTCCCGGGTTCAGGAGCTGATCAACTCCTACCGCGTGCGCGGCCACCTGATGGCCGACATCGACCCGCTCGAGTATGTGCAGCGCTCGCACCCCGACCTCGAGATCGAGAGCCACGGGCTGACGTTCTGGGACCTGGATCGCGAGTTCGTCACCGGCGGCTTCGGCGGCAAGCGGGTGATGAAGCTGCGCGACATCCTCGGCGTGCTGCGCGATTCGTACTGCCGCACTCTCGGCATCGAGTACATGCACATCCAGGATCCAGAGCAGCGCCGCTGGTTCCAGGAGAAGCTCGAGGTCAAATACGTCAAGCCCGGCCACAACGAGCAGCTGCGCGTGCTGAGCAAGCTCAACGAGGCAGAGGCGTTCGAGACCTTCCTGCAGACGAAGTTCGTCGGGCAGAAGCGCTTCTCGCTGGAGGGCGGCGAATCGCTGATCCCGCTGCTCGACGAGATCCTTCAGGGCGCCGCCAACGCCGGAATGGACGGCGCGGCGATCGGGATGGCGCACCGCGGACGGCTGAACGTGCTCACCAACATCGCCGGCAAGACCTATGGACAGGTGTTCCGCGAGTTCGAGGGCTCGCTGACACCGGGCAACCAGCGCGGCTCGGGCGATGTGAAGTACCACCTGGGCACAGAGGGAACCTTCATCGCCGAGGACGGCGCGGAGCTGCCGATCTACCTCGCGGCCAACCCGTCCCACCTGGAGACCGTCGACGGCGTGCTCGAGGGGATCGTGCGCGCCAAGCAGGACCGCAAGCCGATCGGCACCTTCGCCTGGCTGCCGATCCTGGTGCACGGAGACGCCGCCTTCGCAGGACAGGGCGTCGTCGTCGAGACGCTGCAGATGTCGCAGCTGCGCGGCTACCGCACCGGCGGCACCGTGCATATCGTCGTGAACAACCAGGTCGGATTCACGACCCTGCCCACCGATTCGCGCACCTCGGTGTACGCGACGGACGTCGCCAAGACCATCCAGGCGCCGATCTTCCACGTGAACGGCGATGATCCCGAGTCGGTCATCCACGTCGCCCAGCTGGCCTTCGAATACCGCGAGCGATTCCACAGCGATGTCGTGATCGACCTGGTCTGCTACCGTCGCCGCGGTCACAACGAGGGCGATGACCCCTCGATGACCCAGCCGCTGATGACCGACCTGATCCAGGCCAAGCGCTCGGTGCGCAAGCTGTACACCGAGGCCCTGGTGGGACGCGGTGACATCACCCAGGAGGAGTACGACCAGGCCAAGGCCGACTTCCAGGCCCGCCTGGAGGTCGCCTTCGCCGAGACGCATGCCGCCGAGACCGGGGCCACCCCGATCGCACCCGAGCTGAACCAGGTCGACAGCCAGGTCGGCTCCCCCGACTTCACCGGCGTGCCGCTGGAGGTCGTGCACCTGATCGGCGATGCACACGCCAACAAGCCCGATGGCTTCACCGTGCACAGCAAGCTGCAGCAGCAGCTCGACAAGCGCGTCACCATGAGCCGCGAGGGCGGCATCGACTGGGGCTTCGGAGAGCTGCTGGCGTTCGGCTCACTGCTCGTCGAGGGCACCCCGGTGCGCCTGGCCGGCCAGGACTCGCGCCGCGGCACCTTCGTGCAGCGCCACGCTGTGCTGCACGATCGCAACAACGGTCAGGAATGGCTGCCGCTGACCAACCTCTCCGACAACCAGGGGCGCTTCTTCGTGTACGACTCGCTGCTCAGCGAGTATGCGGCACTGGGCTTCGAGTACGGCTACTCGGTGGAGAACACCGAGGCGCTGGTGCTCTGGGAGGCGCAGTTCGGCGACTTCGTCAACGGCGCGCAGTCGGTCATCGACGAGTACGTCTCGGCCGCCGAGCAGAAGTGGGGCCAGCAGTCCGGCCTGGTGATGCTGCTGCCGCACGGCTACGAGGGCCAGGGACCCGATCACTCCTCCGCGCGCATGGAGCGCTTCCTGCAGCTGTGCGCGCAGGAGAACATGATCGTCGCCCGTCCGTCGACGCCGGCCTCCTACTTCCACCTGCTGCGTCGTCAGGCGTACGCGCGTCCGCGCAAGCCGCTGATCGTCTTCACACCGAAGGCGATGCTGCGTCTGCGCGGGGCGACCAGCCAGGTCGAGGACTTCACGAAGGGTCGCTTCGAGCCGGTCATCGATGATGATCGCGCTCTCGATCGCGATGCGGTCAAGCGCGTGCTCGTGCACTCGGGCAAGATCCACTGGGATCTGGTCAACGAGCTGGACAAGAACCCGAACGCCGAGATCGCGCTGGTGCGCCTCGAGCAGTTCTACCCCACCCCGATCGATGCGCTGAAGGCGATCACCGACTCGTACCCGAATGCCGAGCTGGTCTGGGTGCAGGACGAGCCCGAGAACCAGGGGCGTGGCCGTTCCTCGCCCTCGAGTTCGCCGAGGTTCCCGGCGACCGTCAGTTCCGCGCGATCTCGCGGCCGGCCGCCGCCTCACCGGCGACCGGATCCTCGAAGGTGCACGCGGTCGAGCAGGCCGCACTGCTCAAGCAGGCCCTGACCCTGGGCTGACACCCGCGTACGACGACGGCCCCGCCTCCCGGAGAACCAGGAGGCGGGGCCGATCCGCGTCAGCATCCGGTGCTGTGCGTCAATACCAGATGCTCAGCACGGGCGCGCGGTCGGCAGCGAATGCTGCAGTCAGCGCATCGATGACATGCGACTCTGCCTGCACGCGCCCCGCCGCAGCCAGACTGCTCGCACGCACGCCGCCCGCGAAGATCGCGGAGAGCTCGGCGACGCCCAGCGTGACATCGGCCGCATCGTCTGTGCTCTCCACCTGGGCCCGGCCATCGGCACCGACTCGCATCCGCCAGCGTCCGGAGGCGAACCCGAGCGGGTCGTCGACTGCGAGGACGACGTCCAATGGCCGCTGGTATGTCCGCGCGGTCAGCGACGCCACCACATCCAGGATGCGCAGCCAGCCGTGGTCGTGCACCTCCACGCCCACCGCACGCTGATCGGCGACCAGCCACGGCAGCGGGTCGTCGACGGGGCGCAGGTCGACGGTGGCGCGGGTGACGAGGTCATGCGAGATGACGAACTGCCAGATCGCCCGCAGCGCCTCGTCCGTCGCCGTGACGATCGTGCGGATGCGCAGTTCGAAGCGGAACTGACCGGGGATCTCGGAGAGTGTGTAGGCCATGACGCCCTGCACAGTGCCGTCGGCGTCGAGATAGCGGATGCCGCGCACGGCCGCCCCATCCTTGTCGTCCACTCCGAGACCGGCCAGGCGAAGCCAGCGGCCGCGCCAGCCCGGGATCTGTCCTGCGCGCGCGCCGCGGGACACGTCGTGCAGACGCGCCAGCTGATCAGCCAGCTCCTCCCTGTCTGTGTAGAGCAGGCGTCCGGCGACCGGTGCGGCAGCCCAGCCGGCGCGTGCGGTGTCGATCGTCATCCGCGCCACAGGCACAGCCGAGGAGAACCCGTAGCGGCCGTAGATCGTCGCCTCCGACACCGTCAGCCCGACCATCGGCACCCCTGCAGCCGAGGCCGCGCGCAGCTCGCCCTCCAGAAGAGCGCGGGCGATCCCGCGCCGGCGGTGCGTGCTGGCCACGGTGACCGAGCTGATCGCCCACATGTCCAGTTCTCCGCCCGGAACGGTGAGCGAGGTCACCCAGCTGTTGACGGTGGCGATGGGCAGACGCCCCGCTGTCGCGTCGAACACGCCGAGATTGCGGCGCTCCCGGGTGGTCTCGCGCGACTGTGCGAGGGCCTCGCCGGTCGGCTCCTGGTCGTGGAAGCCGCGCGCATCGGCACGCTGGAAGCCGTCGAGGTCGGCATCCGACGTCGTGTCGATGAGTCGGTATTCGAGTCCCACCTTCTGCAGGCGCTGCTGCGATGTGGGGTCGACCGGATGTACTGTGCGGTGCGATTCGCTCATCGTCCCAGCCTAGGACGCCGGGATCGCCGAGCTCAGTGCGCGCTGGCCTGCACCTCGCGCAGACGGGCGAAGACCTGCGCGCGCAGCTCTTCGGGGGCGCTCTCCTTGCAGGCACGGGCGATGACCTCGGTCAGCGTCGTTGCGACGAGGGCCTCGTCCTTGCAGGACTGGCAGTTCTCCAGGTGCGCGCGGATCTCGGAATGCTCTGTGGCGCAGATCTCGTTGCGGAGGTACTCCTCCAGATCTTTACGCGCCTTCTCACAGCCGCAGTCGGTCATTTCCTGCTCCTCGGTTCAGCCGCGACGATTCCTCGCTCGGCGGCGTAGTCGGCCAGCAGCTCCCGCAGCATCCGCCTGCCACGGTGCAGACGGCTCATCACGGTGCCGATGGGGGTCTTCATGATGTCGGCGATCTCCTGGTAGGCGAATCCCTCGACATCCGCCAGGTACACGGCCAGCCGGAAGTCCTCCGGCACCTCCTGCAGCGCGTCCTTGACCGCGGATGCCGGCATCCGGTCGATCGCCTCGGCCTCGGCCGAGCGGCTGCTGGATGCCGTGGTCGACTCCGCGCCGCCGAGCTGCCAGTCCTCGAGTTCGTCGATCGTGCCCTGGTAGGGCTCGCGCTGACGCTTGCGGTAGATGTTGATGTAGGTGTTCGTCAGGATGCGATACAGCCAGGCCTTCAGATTCGTCCCCTGGGAGAACGACGACCATGCCGCGTACGCCTTCACGAACGTCTCCTGAACCAGATCGGCGGCGTCTGCGGGGTTGCGCGTCATGCGCATGGCCGCCGCATAGAGCTGGTCCATGAAGGGGATCGCCTGCTCCTCGAAATCGCGTCGAGGGTCGCTGGGGGCTGTGTCGTCCATCACGGGCCAGTCTAGGCCGGTGAGCTCCAACTCAGCAGTCTCGTCGAACGCCAGCACTGCGGACATCCCTCACCTCATCTCACTACGCTCTGCGCGTCGCAGGCTTCACTAGGCTTAGAACCGATGAGCACTGAACGGTATTCCCCCCCCGCACGTGGCGCGTACCGCGCACCCGTGACCGGATCGCCCGTGCATGCCACCGTGACGATTCCGGGATCGAAGTCCCTCACCAATCGCGAGCTGATGATCGCAGCGATCGCCGATGGCCCTGGTCGCCTGCTGCATCCGCTGCACTCCGACGATTCGCGCCGCATGGTCGACGCGCTGCGAGCTCTCGGCGTCGGCATCGAGGAGGTTCCCTCGGATGGCCTGTACGGGCCCGACCTGCTCGTCACACCTGCCCCGCTGGCCGGCGACGTCACGATCAACTGCGGTCAGGCCGGCACGGTGATGCGCTTCATCGCGCCGCTGGCTGGCCTGGCCTCCGACGACGTGCATCTGACCGCCGACGCGAACGCACTGCACCGTCCGATGGGCGCGCTGATCACGGGGCTGCGCGATCTGGGCGTCGACGTCGACGACGAGGGCACCTGGTCGCTGCCGTTCACCGTGCGCGGGCGCGGCAGGATCCGCGGCGGTCGTGTGGAGATCGACGCCTCCGACTCCAGTCAGTTCGTCTCGGGTCTGCTGCTGGCGGCACCCCGCTTCGACGTGGGGCTGCACCTGGTGCACACCGGCGAGCACCTGCCGAGCCTTCCGCACATCGACATGACCATCGAGTCGCTCAGCCGCCGTGGAATCCGCATCGAGCGTCCTGCCGTGGGCGAATGGCTGGTGGAGGCCGGAGTGCCGCGTGCGAAGGACGTCGCCATCGAGCCGGATCTGTCGAATGCGGCACCCTTCCTGGCAGCGGCGCTGGTGACCGGCGGAGAGGTCACCGTGTCGGGCTGGCCGCTGCACTCCACGCAGCCCGGCGCGCTGCTGCCCGACATCCTGCACGCGCTCGGCGCACACACCAGCCGGCATGCCGGAGCGCTCACGGTGCGCGCCGGCGACGGCATCCGAGGACTCGACATCGACCTGTCGGCGGCCAGCGAGCTGACACCGACGATCGCAGGGCTCGCCGCTTTCGCCGACGGCCCCACCACGATACGCGGCGTCGGTCACATCCGCACCCATGAGACCGACCGGATCGCGGCGCTGATCGGGAACCTGCGTGCATTGGGCTGCGAGGCCGAGGAACTGCCCGATGGCCTGCGCATCACCCCGCGTCCACTGCACGGCGGCGCATGGCCGGCGCACCACGATCACCGGATGGCCACCACCGGCGCCTTGATCGGGCTGCGGGTTCCCGACGTCGAGATCGACGACATCGGCACCACCGCGAAGACGCTCCCCGAGTTCACGCAGCTGTGGGAGCAGCTGACGGGCGCCATCGCGTGAGCTGGCTGGGCGAGGACGACCTCGACGAATTCGATGAGTTCGACGAGAGCAGCGTGCGGACCCGCCCGAACCCCAAGGCCAACCGGCCGCGCACCAAGCGCCGCCCAGCCCACGAGGATGCGCAGATCGGCCGCGTGCTCGGCGTCGACCGCGGGCGGTACAACGTGCTGATGGCCGAGGACCGCCCCGACGAGCGCATGGTGACCGCGGTACGGGCCCGCGAGCTGCGGCGCTCCCCGATCGTGACCGGAGATCGCGCCCGGGTGGTGGGCGACACCTCCGGCGAAGAGGGCACGCTCGCCCGCATCGTCGGGCTGACCGAGCGCACGTCGCTGCTGCGGCGCAGCGCCGATGACACCGACCAGGTGGAGCGGGTGATCGTCGCCAACGCCGACCAGATGCTCATCGTCGTCGCGGCGGCCGATCCGGAGCCGCGGGCCCGTCTCGTCGACCGCTATCTGGTGGCGGCGCTGGATGCCGGCATCCGTCCGCTCCTGGTGGTGACCAAGACCGACCTGGCCGACCCGGCCGCATTCCTGTCGCATTTCGACGGACTCGACCTGACGGTGTTCACCAGTGCCCACGAGCGAATGCCCGTGACCGAGATCGGCGCGGCGCTGGCCGGGCACTCCACAGTGTTCGTCGGCCATTCCGGCGTCGGCAAGTCCACCCTCGTGAACGCACTCGTCCCCAGTGCGGACCGCGCGACCGGGCACGTCAACGAGGTCACCGGTCGTGGTCGGCACACCTCCTCGTCGACCGTGTCGCTGCGCTATGTCGGCCCAGGCGGGCGCGGGTGGGTGATCGACACCCCCGGTGTGCGCTCCTTCGGCCTGGGTCATGTCGACCCCGCGAACATCCTCGCCGCGTACACCGAGCTGGCCGCGATCGCCGAGGAGTGCCCCCGCGGCTGCACGCACCTCCCGGACGCGGCGGACTGCGCCCTGAACGAGGCCGCTGCCGAGGGGACGCTGAATGAGACCGGGCGTGCACGCCTGGAATCGCTGCAGCGGCTGCTGCAGACGTTCGGCGGATAGGCTGGAGGGGTGACCACGACACGCCTGGAACCCGGAACCGCCGCCACCGACTTCACACTGCTCGATCAGGACGACGCCGCTATCTCGCTGTCCGACCTGCGCGGCACGAAGGTCATCTTGTACTTCTACCCCGCGGCGATGACCCCCGGCTGCACGACGCAGGCGTGCGACTTCCGCGACAGCATCTCCTCCCTGCAGGCCGCCGGCTATACCGTGCTGGGCGTCTCCCGCGACTCCACGGCGAAGCTGCGGGAGTTCCGCGAGCGCGACGGCCTGACCTTCACCCTGCTCAGCGATCCCGACCACTCCGTGCACACCGCGTACGGCGTCTGGGGCGAGAAGATGAACTACGGCAAGGTCATCGAGGGTGTCATCCGCTCGACGTTCGTCATCGACGAGCAGGGTGCGATCACGCTGGCGCAGTACAACGTCAAGGCGACAGGGCACGTGGCGCGGCTGCGCAAGGCCCTCGGCATCGACGGCTGACGCCGGTCAGGCCTCGTCTTCGGGCGCGCCGCGCCCGTGCAGCCGCGGATCGGCGGCGCCGTCGTGGCGCACCGCCGCGATCAGGGAGATCAGTCCGCCGATGCCGGCCGCGCCGAGGATGAGCACGAAGACCCACGGCGTGGGCTGGATGCTCAGTGCCGCCAGCGCGAGCGCGATGCCGAGCACCTGGAACACGATGCCCCCGAACGCGCCCAGGATGCGCGACGCAGCACCCCGACCGCGAAGGCGAACAGCGCCACGGCGCCGATGAGCGTGAGGACGATGAGCGCCACACCGCTGGCGAGCGATGACGCGTCTCCGCCGCCGAGCGCGAACAGCTCGACCAGGGCGATCACCGTGATCGCCAGGCCCTCGACGGCCAGGACAGCCCCTGCGATTGCGGCCGGTCCGATGCGGTGCACGTGCTCTCCTCCCAAGAGTTGTCTGAAAACCCTTGATTTCATGTCTTCTCTGTAACAGAATGGTCAAAGCCATGTGCTCCCACATCGGAGTGGGGCGGGCATTTCGCCCGCATGACCAGGGTAGCTGACTCCCGATCCGCTTCCCGAACTCGCGTGCCGCATCGCGGCCACCACACCGAACAACAATTCTGAGGAGCCATCAATGGACTGGCGCGATAAAGCGGCATGCCTTACCGTCGACCCCGAGCTGTTCTTTCCGGTCGGAAACACCGGACCGGCGGTCGACCAGATCGAGAAGGCGAAGGCCGTCTGCGCCACTTGCACCGTCACCGAGATCTGCCTGCAGTACGCGCTCGAGTCCGGTCAGGACTCCGGCGTCTGGGGTGGGCTCTCCGAGGACGAGCGCCGCGCGCTGAAGCGCCGCGCTGCCCGCGCACGCCGCGCCGGCTGATCCCCCTGCTTTCGAAGACCCGGCCCGGACCACGGGCCGGGTCTTCGCACGTGAGGCGGAGCGCGCAGGCCCACCGTGCATGTGCGTCAGGCGGCGATCCACCTCATCGGTATCTCGATGGTCACCCGCGTGCCGTCACCCTCGCTGCCCTTCCAGTCGATCGTCCCGCTGAGCTCGCCCTGGATGAGCGTACGGATGATCTGCGTGCCGAGACCCTGCCCGATCCGGCCGTCCGTGAGTCCGTGCCCGGTGTCGGTGACGGTGACCCGCAGCTGCTCGGCGGTGCGCACCGCCTCGATGCTCACGACGCCCTCCTGGCCCGCCAGCCCGTGTTCGACGGCGTTGGTCACCACCTCGGTCAGAGCCAGCGCGAGTGGCGTCGCGTATTCGCTCGGCAGCATGCCGAAGCGCCCCTGCAACTGAGTGCGGGCGCGGGTGTTGGGGGCCGCGGCGACCTCGGCGACGAGTTTGAGCACACGGTCGAAGACCTCATCGAAGTCGACGGTCTGCGACAGCCCGCTGGCGAGGGTGTCGTGGACGACGGCGATCGACTCCACTCGACGCATGGCCTGAGTCAGCGCCTCCCTGGCCTCGTCGGAGTGCGTGCGGCGTGCCTGG
Above is a window of Microbacterium suwonense DNA encoding:
- a CDS encoding GNAT family N-acetyltransferase, translated to MSESHRTVHPVDPTSQQRLQKVGLEYRLIDTTSDADLDGFQRADARGFHDQEPTGEALAQSRETTRERRNLGVFDATAGRLPIATVNSWVTSLTVPGGELDMWAISSVTVASTHRRRGIARALLEGELRAASAAGVPMVGLTVSEATIYGRYGFSSAVPVARMTIDTARAGWAAAPVAGRLLYTDREELADQLARLHDVSRGARAGQIPGWRGRWLRLAGLGVDDKDGAAVRGIRYLDADGTVQGVMAYTLSEIPGQFRFELRIRTIVTATDEALRAIWQFVISHDLVTRATVDLRPVDDPLPWLVADQRAVGVEVHDHGWLRILDVVASLTARTYQRPLDVVLAVDDPLGFASGRWRMRVGADGRAQVESTDDAADVTLGVAELSAIFAGGVRASSLAAAGRVQAESHVIDALTAAFAADRAPVLSIWY
- the aroA gene encoding 3-phosphoshikimate 1-carboxyvinyltransferase — encoded protein: MSTERYSPPARGAYRAPVTGSPVHATVTIPGSKSLTNRELMIAAIADGPGRLLHPLHSDDSRRMVDALRALGVGIEEVPSDGLYGPDLLVTPAPLAGDVTINCGQAGTVMRFIAPLAGLASDDVHLTADANALHRPMGALITGLRDLGVDVDDEGTWSLPFTVRGRGRIRGGRVEIDASDSSQFVSGLLLAAPRFDVGLHLVHTGEHLPSLPHIDMTIESLSRRGIRIERPAVGEWLVEAGVPRAKDVAIEPDLSNAAPFLAAALVTGGEVTVSGWPLHSTQPGALLPDILHALGAHTSRHAGALTVRAGDGIRGLDIDLSAASELTPTIAGLAAFADGPTTIRGVGHIRTHETDRIAALIGNLRALGCEAEELPDGLRITPRPLHGGAWPAHHDHRMATTGALIGLRVPDVEIDDIGTTAKTLPEFTQLWEQLTGAIA
- the rsgA gene encoding ribosome small subunit-dependent GTPase A gives rise to the protein MSWLGEDDLDEFDEFDESSVRTRPNPKANRPRTKRRPAHEDAQIGRVLGVDRGRYNVLMAEDRPDERMVTAVRARELRRSPIVTGDRARVVGDTSGEEGTLARIVGLTERTSLLRRSADDTDQVERVIVANADQMLIVVAAADPEPRARLVDRYLVAALDAGIRPLLVVTKTDLADPAAFLSHFDGLDLTVFTSAHERMPVTEIGAALAGHSTVFVGHSGVGKSTLVNALVPSADRATGHVNEVTGRGRHTSSSTVSLRYVGPGGRGWVIDTPGVRSFGLGHVDPANILAAYTELAAIAEECPRGCTHLPDAADCALNEAAAEGTLNETGRARLESLQRLLQTFGG
- a CDS encoding GuaB1 family IMP dehydrogenase-related protein → MKFSGERPAVDLTYSDVFLVPRRSAVTSRLAVDLAPHDGTAATIPLVASNMNSVTGPRLAAALARRGGLGVLPQDLPLQELDAAIRWVKAQPVRWDTPLVLSPRATIAEALRLLPALPGHGIVVASARGEEPLQRDDVLGILPATRLATALPDAALGDLVHAEPIAVAAEDIGEGRAAYDAVDAADAEMVLVLDRGRVVGTLTPRTALRSSLYRPAVDASGRLAVSAAVGINGDVADKARALASAGVDVLVVDTAHGHQEGMLRALAAVAQLDLGIPIVAGNVVTADGVHDLVRAGASILKVGVGPGAMCTTRMMTAVGRPQFSAVLETAQAAHELGAHVWADGGVRYPRDVALALAAGAASVMIGSWFAGTIEAPGELRHDPQGRAYKESWGMASTKAVQARFERLDPYELARKELFAEGISSSMIYLDPLRPGIEDLLDMITSGVRSSFTYAGAATVPEFHERALVGLQSASGYEEGKALPVSW
- a CDS encoding zf-HC2 domain-containing protein, which produces MTDCGCEKARKDLEEYLRNEICATEHSEIRAHLENCQSCKDEALVATTLTEVIARACKESAPEELRAQVFARLREVQASAH
- a CDS encoding WhiB family transcriptional regulator — encoded protein: MDWRDKAACLTVDPELFFPVGNTGPAVDQIEKAKAVCATCTVTEICLQYALESGQDSGVWGGLSEDERRALKRRAARARRAG
- the bcp gene encoding thioredoxin-dependent thiol peroxidase, whose translation is MTTTRLEPGTAATDFTLLDQDDAAISLSDLRGTKVILYFYPAAMTPGCTTQACDFRDSISSLQAAGYTVLGVSRDSTAKLREFRERDGLTFTLLSDPDHSVHTAYGVWGEKMNYGKVIEGVIRSTFVIDEQGAITLAQYNVKATGHVARLRKALGIDG
- a CDS encoding sigma-70 family RNA polymerase sigma factor, translated to MSAVLAFDETAELELTGLDWPVMDDTAPSDPRRDFEEQAIPFMDQLYAAAMRMTRNPADAADLVQETFVKAYAAWSSFSQGTNLKAWLYRILTNTYINIYRKRQREPYQGTIDELEDWQLGGAESTTASSSRSAEAEAIDRMPASAVKDALQEVPEDFRLAVYLADVEGFAYQEIADIMKTPIGTVMSRLHRGRRMLRELLADYAAERGIVAAEPRSRK